A single region of the Marinobacter nanhaiticus D15-8W genome encodes:
- a CDS encoding ABC transporter ATP-binding protein has product MATLQLKNIIKEFGDTHVIKGVDLDVQDKEFVVFVGPSGCGKSTLLRMIAGLENATDGDILIDGKRMNEIGPAERGLAMVFQSYALYPHMTVEDNMGFSLRLAGVSKSERKEKVLAAARILQLEELLDRKPKALSGGQRQRVAIGRAIVRNPSIFLFDEPLSNLDAALRVQMRIELARLHEELDATMIYVTHDQIEAMTMADKIVVLQKGVVEQVGSPMELYHHPRNRFVAGFIGSPTMNFLDVGYQDTSDEGVSVILPGGESCRVPVDGNGLNTGASLELGIRPEHLNLDDQGPMAGKIQVIERLGGATSLYVQMDQYLVTIVTDGDIGHKVGETVRFGFEPFRAHLFDGGGLALPSLQRHPLSDVDRRSNRAPADSTDK; this is encoded by the coding sequence ATGGCAACGCTTCAACTGAAAAACATCATCAAGGAATTCGGCGATACCCATGTGATCAAGGGTGTGGACCTGGATGTCCAGGACAAGGAATTCGTGGTCTTCGTCGGCCCCTCAGGCTGCGGCAAGTCGACCCTGCTGCGGATGATCGCCGGGCTTGAGAACGCGACCGACGGGGATATCCTGATCGACGGCAAGCGCATGAACGAGATCGGTCCCGCCGAACGCGGCCTGGCCATGGTGTTCCAGAGCTACGCGCTGTACCCGCACATGACGGTCGAGGACAACATGGGCTTCAGCCTTCGACTGGCGGGCGTGTCCAAGTCCGAACGCAAGGAGAAGGTGCTCGCGGCTGCCCGCATCCTGCAATTGGAGGAGCTGCTGGACCGCAAGCCCAAGGCCCTTTCCGGCGGGCAGCGCCAGCGGGTGGCCATCGGCCGCGCCATCGTGCGCAACCCCAGCATCTTCCTGTTCGACGAGCCGCTCTCCAACCTCGACGCTGCCCTGAGGGTGCAGATGCGCATCGAGCTGGCGCGCCTGCATGAAGAGCTGGACGCCACGATGATCTACGTCACCCACGACCAGATCGAAGCCATGACCATGGCGGACAAGATCGTCGTGCTGCAGAAAGGCGTGGTGGAACAGGTGGGCTCGCCCATGGAGCTGTATCACCATCCGCGCAACCGGTTCGTCGCGGGCTTTATCGGGTCGCCCACCATGAATTTCCTCGACGTTGGCTACCAGGACACCAGCGACGAAGGTGTCAGCGTCATCCTGCCCGGTGGTGAAAGCTGCCGCGTACCCGTGGACGGCAACGGCCTGAACACCGGCGCTTCGCTGGAACTGGGTATTCGCCCGGAACACCTGAACCTGGACGACCAGGGCCCCATGGCGGGCAAGATCCAGGTGATCGAACGCCTCGGCGGCGCCACCTCGCTCTATGTGCAGATGGATCAGTACCTGGTCACGATCGTGACTGACGGCGATATCGGCCATAAGGTCGGCGAGACCGTCCGTTTCGGTTTCGAACCCTTCCGAGCCCACCTGTTCGACGGCGGCGGCCTGGCGCTACCCAGCCTCCAGCGGCACCCGCTGTCCGATGTGGACCGCCGGTCCAACCGGGCGCCGGCTGACTCCACCGACAAGTGA
- the tal gene encoding transaldolase — protein sequence MTQLDALKSHSLVVADTGDVNAIRRYQPHDATTNPSLILKAFDLPSHQSLIDETLAEVKREVDDSDARVEQAVDRLSVAIGSEIAGLIPGRVSTEVAARLSFDTEASIRKAHDLISLYEQRGIGAERVLIKLASTWEGIRAAEQLEKEGIQCNLTLLFSEAQARACFDAGVHLMSPFVGRVTDWYKANTGKDYGPEDDPGVQFVRTVCSIASTYAYDTVVMGASFRNTGQILALAGCNRLTISPALLEELDASDGGVEKRISDIGEASEQLAPVTEADFRWGHNQDAMANDKLAEGIRRFAADQEELEKRIAERMG from the coding sequence ATGACACAGCTCGATGCCCTCAAAAGCCATTCACTGGTGGTGGCGGATACCGGCGACGTCAACGCCATCCGCCGCTACCAACCCCACGACGCCACGACCAATCCTTCACTGATTCTCAAGGCCTTCGATCTCCCGAGTCACCAAAGCCTGATCGACGAGACCCTGGCGGAAGTGAAACGCGAGGTCGACGACTCCGACGCCCGCGTCGAGCAGGCCGTGGATCGCCTCTCCGTGGCCATCGGTAGCGAGATTGCCGGACTGATCCCGGGGCGGGTCTCCACCGAAGTGGCTGCCAGGCTGTCCTTCGATACCGAGGCCAGCATCCGCAAGGCCCATGACCTGATTTCCCTCTACGAACAGCGCGGCATCGGCGCCGAGCGTGTGCTGATCAAGCTGGCGTCGACCTGGGAAGGCATCCGCGCAGCCGAACAACTGGAGAAAGAAGGCATCCAGTGCAACCTCACCCTGCTCTTCAGCGAAGCCCAGGCCCGCGCCTGCTTCGACGCGGGCGTGCACCTGATGTCGCCGTTCGTGGGCCGGGTGACCGACTGGTACAAAGCCAATACCGGCAAGGACTACGGGCCCGAGGATGACCCCGGTGTGCAGTTCGTTCGCACCGTTTGCAGTATCGCCAGCACCTATGCCTACGACACCGTCGTGATGGGCGCGAGCTTCCGCAATACCGGCCAGATCCTCGCACTCGCTGGCTGCAACAGACTGACGATTTCTCCCGCCCTGCTGGAGGAACTGGACGCCAGCGACGGCGGTGTGGAGAAGCGGATCAGCGATATCGGTGAGGCAAGCGAACAACTGGCGCCCGTCACGGAGGCCGACTTCCGCTGGGGTCACAATCAGGACGCGATGGCTAACGACAAGCTGGCAGAAGGCATCCGACGCTTTGCCGCGGATCAGGAGGAACTGGAAAAGCGGATTGCCGAACGCATGGGGTGA
- a CDS encoding HAD family hydrolase, producing the protein METLIFDCDGVLVDSEVIAEATLIAQLRDWLPDLQSDTVLRHALGMTTENILIHLEQLSAHSLPEDALPLVDDAIDARLAKELKPIEGVAEAVAKLNMPLAIVSNSRRSRVLNSLRTTGLDAWLGKYPLFTAEQASLPKPDPAVYLLAAKEMGRRPEDCLVVEDSVSGVTAAKGAGMTVIGFIGASHIEGGHDQQLREAGAWEILSGMHGLQSLVERWRRERTRRTRHAGS; encoded by the coding sequence ATGGAAACCCTGATCTTCGACTGTGACGGCGTGCTGGTGGACAGCGAAGTGATCGCCGAGGCAACACTGATCGCGCAGCTACGGGACTGGCTTCCGGACCTGCAGTCCGACACCGTGCTGCGCCACGCCCTGGGCATGACCACCGAGAACATCCTGATCCACCTGGAGCAGCTCAGCGCCCATTCGCTACCGGAAGACGCCCTGCCGTTGGTCGACGATGCCATCGACGCCAGGCTGGCCAAGGAGCTAAAGCCCATTGAAGGCGTGGCCGAAGCGGTGGCGAAGCTGAACATGCCGCTGGCCATCGTATCCAATTCCCGACGCAGCCGGGTACTCAACTCCCTGAGAACCACTGGGCTGGATGCCTGGCTCGGCAAATACCCATTATTCACCGCCGAGCAAGCCAGCCTGCCCAAGCCCGACCCGGCGGTCTACCTGCTGGCGGCGAAGGAAATGGGGCGCCGGCCGGAGGATTGCCTGGTGGTGGAGGACAGCGTTTCCGGCGTCACCGCCGCCAAGGGTGCCGGAATGACGGTGATCGGCTTTATCGGCGCCAGTCACATCGAGGGCGGCCACGACCAGCAACTGCGGGAAGCCGGCGCCTGGGAAATCCTGTCCGGCATGCATGGCCTGCAATCGCTGGTGGAGCGTTGGCGCCGGGAGCGGACACGCAGGACGAGGCACGCGGGGTCATGA
- a CDS encoding nucleoside triphosphate hydrolase, with the protein MTPELYELTRHILEAANNRARFMVALAGPPAAGKSTLSERLCQSLNLDKPGIAAVVPMDGYHYDNAVLEPRGHLFIKGAPETFDADGLIQDLERIRQGDRPVAVPVFDRPLDLARAGGRLILPEHRIVIVEGNYLLLDQAPWTALHALFDFKVFLDVPDRTLERRLFQRWLDMGQDPDGAMERTHRKDMLNAQLIKANSITPDRYWTATADH; encoded by the coding sequence ATGACACCGGAACTCTACGAGCTGACACGGCACATCCTTGAAGCAGCCAACAACCGGGCTCGCTTCATGGTAGCGCTAGCCGGTCCGCCGGCAGCCGGCAAGTCGACGCTGTCCGAACGGCTATGCCAGTCGCTCAACCTCGATAAGCCCGGCATTGCCGCCGTAGTGCCCATGGACGGCTACCACTACGACAATGCCGTACTCGAACCTCGCGGTCACCTGTTTATCAAGGGCGCACCGGAAACCTTCGATGCCGACGGCTTGATCCAGGACCTGGAACGTATCCGTCAGGGTGATCGTCCCGTCGCAGTACCGGTTTTCGATCGTCCCCTGGATCTCGCCCGGGCCGGCGGCCGACTCATCCTGCCCGAACACCGGATCGTGATCGTCGAAGGGAACTACCTGCTGCTCGATCAGGCACCCTGGACCGCCTTGCACGCCCTGTTCGACTTCAAGGTGTTCCTCGATGTGCCGGACAGGACATTGGAGCGACGCCTGTTCCAGCGCTGGCTGGATATGGGCCAGGACCCGGATGGAGCCATGGAACGCACCCATCGAAAGGACATGCTGAACGCCCAGCTGATCAAGGCGAATTCGATAACCCCGGATCGCTACTGGACCGCCACTGCCGATCACTAG
- a CDS encoding aspartate/glutamate racemase family protein, translating into MKTIGLLGGMSWESTVSYYRALNEGVKRALGGLHSARIVLNSVDFAEIETLQKSGDWPATANILSRAAQSVESAGADFLLIGTNTMHKVAPEIQAAISIPLLHIADATAEKLKADGVRHVGLLGTRYTMEQDFYKGRMRDLYEMDVLVPSEDEQAVIHQIIFEELCLGIIRDESRQRYLAIMDRLHERGAEAIILGCTEIALLVEPEHTSIPLYDTTRIHAEEAVRLALMEL; encoded by the coding sequence ATGAAAACCATCGGCCTGCTGGGCGGAATGAGCTGGGAATCCACCGTGAGCTACTACCGGGCGCTGAACGAGGGCGTCAAGCGGGCGCTGGGAGGGCTGCATTCAGCACGTATCGTGTTGAACAGCGTGGACTTCGCCGAGATAGAGACGCTGCAAAAATCCGGTGATTGGCCGGCGACGGCGAATATCCTGTCCAGAGCGGCGCAGTCCGTCGAATCGGCCGGTGCCGATTTCCTCCTCATCGGCACCAACACCATGCACAAGGTGGCGCCGGAGATCCAGGCGGCCATCTCTATCCCCCTGCTGCATATCGCCGACGCCACGGCAGAGAAGCTCAAGGCTGACGGCGTGCGTCACGTGGGCCTGCTGGGTACCCGCTACACCATGGAACAGGATTTCTACAAGGGGCGCATGCGCGACCTCTACGAGATGGATGTGCTGGTGCCGTCGGAGGACGAACAGGCCGTCATCCATCAGATTATCTTCGAGGAGCTTTGCCTGGGCATCATCCGTGACGAGTCACGCCAGCGTTACCTGGCGATTATGGACCGACTGCACGAGCGTGGGGCCGAGGCGATCATCCTGGGATGCACGGAAATCGCGCTTCTCGTCGAGCCGGAGCACACTTCGATTCCTCTCTACGATACAACCCGGATCCATGCGGAGGAGGCCGTCAGGCTTGCTCTGATGGAGCTCTAG
- a CDS encoding mannitol dehydrogenase family protein, which translates to MINLSTTNLDRLDSRVATPGYDRSKVTAGIVHFGVGGFHRAHQAMYLDDLMSQGKALDWGIVGVGVMPNDRRMHAALAAQDYLYTLVVKHPDGQYDARVIGSLVGYLFAPDAPNTVIERMADPAIRIVSLTVTEGGYNFHPVTGEFNFANTDVRYDLEHPEKSRTAFGLITEALNRRRQRGIPPFTIMSCDNIQGNGEVAHKMFVAFARQRDAELGEWVDQNVAFPNSMVDRITPVTTSSDIKDLNERFGIDDRWPVVCEPFTQWVLEDRFVDGRPPFEAAGVQVVEDVEPYELMKLRLLNASHQALCYFGYLSGYRYAHEVCQDALFVDFLLAYMENEGTPTLAEVPGVDLADYRRTLIERFANPEIKDTLARLCAESSDRIPKWLLPVIRHQLQSGGEMHRAAAVVASWARYVEGKDEAGEAIAVVDPLKDSLMAIAAENQNNPTAFIENRELFGDLVDNERFRNAYLDALNRLHTDGARATVDALVND; encoded by the coding sequence ATGATTAACCTGAGCACCACCAACCTGGACCGCCTGGACAGCCGCGTCGCCACCCCGGGTTACGATCGCAGTAAGGTAACCGCCGGCATCGTCCATTTTGGCGTGGGCGGCTTCCACCGTGCCCACCAGGCCATGTACCTGGACGACCTGATGAGCCAGGGCAAGGCGTTGGACTGGGGTATCGTCGGCGTCGGCGTGATGCCCAACGACCGCCGCATGCACGCGGCCCTCGCCGCCCAGGACTATCTCTACACGCTGGTGGTCAAGCACCCTGACGGCCAGTACGACGCACGCGTCATCGGCAGCCTGGTCGGCTACCTGTTCGCACCGGACGCCCCCAATACGGTCATCGAGCGCATGGCCGACCCGGCGATCCGGATCGTATCGCTGACGGTGACCGAGGGCGGCTACAACTTCCATCCGGTAACCGGCGAATTCAACTTCGCCAATACGGACGTACGCTACGACCTAGAACACCCGGAGAAGTCCCGCACCGCCTTCGGCCTCATCACCGAAGCATTGAACCGGCGTCGTCAGCGCGGGATACCGCCCTTTACCATCATGTCCTGCGACAACATCCAGGGTAACGGCGAAGTGGCCCACAAGATGTTCGTCGCCTTTGCGCGGCAGAGGGACGCCGAACTTGGCGAATGGGTGGACCAGAACGTCGCTTTCCCCAACTCCATGGTGGACAGGATTACCCCGGTCACCACCTCCTCGGATATCAAGGATCTCAACGAACGCTTCGGTATCGACGACCGCTGGCCGGTGGTCTGCGAGCCGTTCACACAGTGGGTGTTGGAAGACCGCTTCGTCGATGGCCGGCCACCGTTTGAAGCCGCCGGCGTACAGGTTGTCGAGGATGTGGAACCCTACGAGTTGATGAAACTGCGCCTGCTCAACGCCAGTCATCAGGCCCTGTGTTATTTCGGTTACCTGAGCGGCTACCGCTACGCCCATGAAGTTTGCCAGGATGCGCTATTCGTCGATTTCCTGCTGGCCTATATGGAAAACGAAGGTACGCCGACCCTGGCGGAGGTGCCCGGAGTCGACCTGGCGGATTATCGCCGTACGCTGATCGAGCGTTTCGCCAACCCGGAAATCAAGGACACCCTGGCCCGGCTCTGCGCCGAGAGTTCCGACCGGATACCCAAGTGGCTGCTACCCGTGATCCGGCATCAACTGCAATCCGGCGGCGAGATGCACCGTGCAGCGGCCGTGGTCGCCAGTTGGGCACGCTACGTGGAAGGCAAGGACGAAGCCGGCGAGGCCATCGCCGTGGTCGACCCCCTCAAGGACAGCCTGATGGCCATCGCAGCCGAGAACCAGAATAACCCGACGGCCTTTATCGAGAACCGCGAGCTGTTCGGCGACCTGGTGGACAACGAGCGCTTCCGCAATGCCTACCTGGACGCCCTGAACCGCCTGCATACCGACGGCGCCCGGGCGACGGTGGACGCTCTGGTCAACGACTGA
- a CDS encoding carbohydrate ABC transporter permease: MNNATIKRFCIGLLAWFVAFVIFFPIFWMVITGFKTEVEAVSDPTLIFSPTVENYVEVQQRADYFKFAWNSVIVSFGSTLLALLIAIPSAYSMSFLPTKRTKGTLLWMLSTKMLPPVGVLVPIYLLFRDTGLLDTTLGLVIVYTLMNLPIVVWMLYTFFKDLPKDILEAGRMDGASTFQEVFHLLLPLTLPGIASTGLLSVILSWNEAFWSLNLTTSSAAPLTTYIASFSSPEGLFWAKLSAASTMAIAPILVFGWLTQKQMVRGLTFGAVK; encoded by the coding sequence ATGAATAACGCCACCATCAAACGCTTCTGTATCGGCCTGCTCGCCTGGTTCGTCGCCTTCGTGATTTTCTTTCCCATCTTCTGGATGGTGATCACCGGCTTCAAGACGGAGGTCGAAGCCGTATCGGACCCGACGCTGATTTTCTCGCCCACTGTGGAGAATTACGTCGAGGTGCAGCAGCGCGCGGATTACTTCAAGTTCGCCTGGAACAGCGTCATCGTGTCCTTCGGCTCGACGCTCCTGGCGCTGCTGATCGCCATTCCGTCGGCCTATTCCATGTCGTTCCTGCCTACCAAGCGCACCAAGGGCACGCTGTTATGGATGCTGTCCACGAAGATGCTGCCGCCGGTAGGCGTACTGGTGCCCATCTACCTGCTGTTCCGGGATACCGGGCTGCTGGATACCACCCTGGGGCTGGTGATCGTCTATACGCTGATGAACCTGCCGATCGTGGTGTGGATGCTCTACACCTTCTTCAAGGATCTGCCCAAGGACATCCTCGAAGCCGGGCGCATGGACGGTGCCAGCACTTTCCAGGAGGTATTCCACCTCTTGCTGCCACTGACGCTGCCGGGTATCGCGTCCACCGGCCTGCTGTCGGTGATCCTGAGCTGGAACGAGGCTTTCTGGAGCCTCAACCTGACCACATCCTCGGCGGCACCGTTGACGACCTATATCGCGTCCTTCTCCAGCCCGGAGGGACTGTTCTGGGCCAAGCTTTCAGCCGCTTCCACCATGGCCATAGCGCCCATCCTGGTGTTCGGCTGGCTGACACAGAAACAGATGGTACGCGGCCTCACCTTCGGTGCCGTCAAGTAG
- a CDS encoding response regulator: MTINRESFSLDDLVASLASIMSLDASDKKLELAIGVEPDVPRGLIGDELRIRQVLINLINNAIKFTERGGVSLLIRLVEGNAADVTVEFIVRDTGIGMTEAQLGNLFEEFTQADSSMTRRFGGTGLGLAITRKLVYLMGGMIDVSSRIGEGSEFTVSLPLGIAPFRTDLAVSPTINQLSVLLVDDNPISMDYLAKTLRTWNWKVDAQLSSKELLDNLERRSQDANYDIFLIDWIMPEVDGLDIARYLRSHAKFSEAVIILMLDAYAREKVADPEATELADAVLLKPVTSSDLYDRVLELVVSRNGQRLSSGVSTTRGQESLKGARLLLVEDNKLNQMVATGFLESAGAEVYVVADGQLAVDKLRSSPDGYDLVLMDVQMPVLDGISATRIIRGQLQIDVPILAMSAGVLDTERQTCLRAGMNGFIGKPVDESELIHLVRAHLRHDRQRDRVYASAAEPERNPNQARFSTPSDLSRDHLESLLDASPESRAALLSVFGSMVDKGSAPLDEAYRAWKEGDNETAAAALHTLRGAVGTLGGRRFADIALHLEKSLHTDGDNTLEPLWAHARSEHEGVLHAVRKWLDQLEHAGEMPPEKPPVAITAEELGELHELLAQHNLRAQTLFLSYRASLATVLSAETMAEVDDAMQRLDYDWVASVITELQGVS; the protein is encoded by the coding sequence ATGACGATCAATCGTGAGTCTTTCAGTCTCGACGACCTTGTCGCCAGTCTTGCTTCGATAATGAGCCTTGATGCGTCCGACAAGAAACTGGAATTGGCGATAGGTGTAGAGCCCGACGTGCCAAGAGGCTTGATCGGCGACGAATTGCGTATCCGCCAGGTACTTATCAATCTGATAAACAACGCAATCAAGTTTACCGAACGCGGGGGCGTATCGTTACTGATTCGTCTCGTGGAAGGGAATGCGGCGGACGTGACCGTCGAGTTCATCGTCCGCGACACGGGCATCGGTATGACGGAAGCTCAACTGGGCAACCTGTTCGAAGAGTTTACCCAGGCCGATAGCTCCATGACACGCCGCTTTGGCGGAACCGGACTGGGACTGGCCATTACCCGAAAACTGGTTTATCTGATGGGCGGCATGATCGACGTGTCCAGTCGTATTGGTGAGGGCAGCGAGTTCACTGTGAGTTTGCCGTTGGGCATAGCACCCTTCAGGACAGATTTGGCAGTGTCGCCGACGATCAATCAACTCAGTGTCTTGCTGGTCGACGACAACCCTATATCGATGGACTACCTCGCGAAAACATTGCGCACCTGGAACTGGAAGGTGGATGCACAGCTTTCTTCGAAGGAGCTCCTCGATAATCTTGAACGCCGTAGTCAGGACGCGAACTACGACATTTTCCTGATTGATTGGATAATGCCTGAGGTAGACGGGCTGGATATAGCGCGCTATCTGCGCAGCCACGCCAAGTTCAGCGAGGCCGTCATCATCTTGATGCTGGATGCCTATGCCCGCGAAAAGGTAGCCGATCCAGAGGCAACCGAGCTGGCGGATGCCGTCCTGTTAAAACCGGTGACCAGTTCAGACCTTTACGATCGCGTTCTCGAGTTGGTGGTCAGTCGCAATGGGCAGCGACTATCCTCCGGGGTATCAACGACCCGGGGCCAAGAGAGTCTTAAGGGCGCGCGCCTGCTGCTGGTCGAAGACAACAAGCTCAACCAGATGGTTGCAACAGGATTCCTCGAGTCTGCGGGGGCCGAGGTGTACGTCGTCGCCGATGGGCAGCTTGCGGTGGATAAGTTGCGGTCGTCTCCTGACGGTTACGATCTCGTCTTGATGGACGTGCAGATGCCCGTACTGGATGGCATTTCCGCCACGCGAATAATTCGTGGGCAACTTCAGATTGACGTTCCGATCCTGGCTATGTCCGCCGGTGTCCTGGATACAGAACGCCAAACCTGTCTGCGTGCCGGCATGAATGGGTTCATCGGTAAGCCTGTCGATGAGAGTGAGCTTATACATCTGGTCCGCGCCCACCTCCGCCATGACCGTCAGCGGGATCGAGTATACGCGTCGGCAGCCGAGCCAGAGAGAAACCCGAACCAAGCCCGGTTTTCGACACCATCTGATTTGAGCCGCGATCACCTCGAATCGCTTCTGGATGCGAGTCCTGAAAGCCGGGCAGCCCTCCTCAGTGTGTTTGGCTCTATGGTGGATAAAGGCAGTGCGCCTCTCGACGAGGCTTACAGAGCCTGGAAAGAAGGCGACAACGAAACGGCCGCAGCCGCGCTGCATACATTGCGTGGCGCTGTCGGTACCCTGGGAGGCCGTCGGTTTGCCGATATCGCCCTGCACCTTGAGAAGAGCCTCCATACTGACGGCGACAATACGCTGGAGCCCTTATGGGCGCACGCCCGCTCTGAACACGAAGGGGTTCTGCACGCGGTACGGAAATGGCTGGATCAGCTAGAGCACGCCGGTGAGATGCCGCCGGAAAAACCACCCGTAGCCATCACAGCTGAAGAACTCGGCGAATTGCATGAACTGCTCGCCCAGCACAACCTGCGGGCGCAGACCCTGTTCTTGAGCTACAGGGCATCGCTTGCCACCGTCCTCTCGGCGGAGACCATGGCCGAAGTGGATGATGCCATGCAACGATTGGACTACGATTGGGTAGCCTCTGTGATAACGGAACTACAAGGAGTGTCATGA
- the xylB gene encoding xylulokinase — protein MYIGVDCGTQSTKVVVVDLDNARILGEASRPHQLVEGGNGRREQDPEDWMDAFFGAFAEALANAGIESRTIRAIGISGQQHGLVALDADGKPVHPAKLWCDTETAVENAALVDRLGGEAGCLDKLGLVLQTGYTASKLAWLRATHPEAYRRIDSILLPHDYLNFRLTGEKVAEAGDASGTGYFDTRTRQWRQDVFATIAPELDPGKVLPRLIESHEPAGKITSAMAQQLGLSEDVLVSSGGGDNMMGAIGTGNIQPGLVTVSLGTSGTVYAFSSEPVLSDNATVANFCASSDGWLPLACTMNVTSATTLVRNLFGLELDAFSGKVADAPAGAEGITILPFFNGERVPNLPHATASFLGLTSLNATQANLCRAVVESATFGLRYGLELLGDLARDASQIRLIGGGARSPVWRQIVADVLGVEVICPHINEAAALGAAIQAAWCDEHARGGRTTLASICERLVSLDQDTRTQPDPEIHDTYQEVYRRYRTALEKRHGVTH, from the coding sequence ATGTACATCGGTGTAGACTGCGGAACCCAGAGTACCAAGGTGGTGGTGGTCGACCTGGACAATGCCCGCATCCTGGGCGAGGCCAGTCGGCCCCATCAATTGGTGGAGGGCGGAAACGGTCGCCGCGAGCAGGACCCGGAAGATTGGATGGACGCCTTCTTCGGCGCCTTTGCCGAAGCGCTGGCGAACGCTGGCATCGAAAGCCGGACCATCCGGGCCATCGGCATTTCCGGCCAGCAGCATGGCCTGGTCGCCCTGGATGCAGACGGTAAGCCAGTGCATCCCGCCAAGCTCTGGTGCGACACCGAGACCGCGGTAGAAAACGCCGCCCTGGTGGATCGTCTCGGCGGGGAGGCCGGGTGCCTGGACAAGCTCGGCCTGGTGCTGCAGACCGGCTATACCGCGTCCAAACTGGCTTGGCTAAGAGCGACACATCCCGAGGCCTACCGACGTATCGACAGCATACTGTTGCCCCATGACTACCTGAACTTTCGTCTGACCGGTGAAAAAGTCGCCGAGGCTGGCGACGCGTCGGGCACAGGCTACTTCGACACGCGTACCCGGCAATGGCGACAGGATGTCTTCGCCACGATCGCGCCGGAACTGGATCCCGGGAAGGTTCTGCCGCGACTGATCGAATCCCACGAGCCCGCCGGAAAAATCACATCCGCCATGGCGCAGCAGCTAGGGCTTTCAGAGGACGTCCTGGTTTCCAGTGGCGGCGGCGACAATATGATGGGCGCTATCGGGACGGGCAATATCCAGCCTGGCCTGGTGACTGTCAGCCTGGGCACGTCCGGCACCGTTTACGCGTTCTCCAGTGAACCGGTGCTGAGCGACAATGCCACCGTAGCCAACTTCTGCGCCAGTAGCGATGGCTGGCTGCCCCTGGCCTGCACCATGAACGTGACGTCCGCGACCACCCTGGTTCGCAACCTGTTCGGCCTGGAACTGGATGCTTTCAGCGGGAAAGTTGCCGACGCCCCAGCCGGTGCGGAGGGCATCACCATCCTCCCCTTCTTCAACGGCGAGCGCGTGCCCAACCTGCCCCACGCCACGGCCAGCTTTTTGGGCCTCACCAGCCTTAACGCGACCCAGGCCAACCTGTGCCGGGCTGTGGTCGAGAGCGCTACGTTTGGCTTACGTTACGGGCTGGAGCTTCTGGGCGATCTGGCCAGGGATGCCAGCCAGATCCGCCTGATCGGCGGCGGGGCGCGAAGCCCGGTTTGGCGACAGATCGTCGCGGACGTACTGGGCGTGGAGGTGATCTGCCCGCACATTAACGAAGCCGCTGCCCTGGGAGCAGCCATCCAGGCGGCCTGGTGCGACGAGCATGCCCGGGGCGGCCGCACGACGCTGGCCAGCATCTGCGAGCGACTGGTCAGCCTGGACCAGGACACACGCACCCAGCCCGACCCGGAAATCCACGATACCTATCAGGAAGTCTATCGCCGCTACCGCACGGCACTTGAGAAACGTCACGGCGTCACCCATTGA